The following proteins are encoded in a genomic region of Nicotiana sylvestris chromosome 4, ASM39365v2, whole genome shotgun sequence:
- the LOC138889687 gene encoding uncharacterized protein produces the protein MPTGKLAKWQIFLSEFDIVYVMQKAIKGQALADHLGENTLEEEYEPFTTYFLDEEVLFAGEDIAKPYPRWRMFFDGATNFKGVGIGAVLIYELGQHYPASAKIRIRMAVNMNIKVLLVIGDSDLLIHQVQGEWTTKNVKILSYLNCVNEFCKKFTKIEFKRVSRIQNEFVNALATLSSMIQHPDKNYIDPIKIEVQDQHVYYFHVDEKPDDKSW, from the exons ATGCCTACAGgaaagttggccaaatggcagaTTTTTCTTAGTGAATTTGATATTGTGTACGTGATGCAGAAAGctatcaaaggacaagcattggccgatcatctTGGAGAGAATACATTGGAAGAGGAATACGAGCCATTTACTACATACTTCCTAGATGAAGAAGTGTTGTTTGCAGGGGAGGACATTGCAAAACCATACCCAAggtggagaatgttttttgatggagcaacaaattttaaaggtgtagggattggggcagtCCTAATTTATGAGTTAGGACAACATTACCCAGCTTCAGCCAAGATAAG AATTAGGATGGCAGTTAACATGAACATCAAGGTACTTTTGGTCATAGGAGATTCTGATTTGTTGATACATCAAGTTCAGGGTGAATGGACCACCAAGAATGTCAAGATCCTTTCATATTTAAACTGCGTAAATGAGTTTTGTAAGAAGTTCACAAAGATTGAGTTCAAACGTGTTTCTAGgatccagaatgagtttgtcaaTGCCCTTGcaaccttgtcatctatgatccAGCACCCAGACAAAAATTACATCGACCCCATCAAGATAGAGGTTCAAGATCAGCATGTGTATTATTTCCATGTAGATGAAAAGCCAGATGATAAGTCGTGGTGA